A part of Synechococcus sp. KORDI-49 genomic DNA contains:
- a CDS encoding tandem-95 repeat protein: MALTLEITSSASELLNGETATFTFNFSEELVLNETSAFTSSDISAKTDDGISLGNFTDLQQSEADPTIYTATFTPTENLIASGNVFIAFNSVRTVSGEGWENRDALAPVSIITKTIYALSNSEGTSDAITLEEGTEDSANPITFKISRSGDTRAAGSVNWNVIADDSVSTTVALADASDFSPEATQLPGGVVNFAENQTDQTIIVNISQDKTYEANEIFRLALSEASTANGSPSEIPAEQSSIDVTLTTDDPDSIDPVITSGDKAGEDGFIQENSHHNEVIYRATATDTSDQILTPSSANITFSLKEEDFNAQNDSELFSIDELTGDVRLTFDPDFENPRDAGSNPDIADNIYGFVVVATDQAGNTAEKRVSLEVQDIQLAPIATSPSRVSINENTGAPQPIYTTQIEDYPYPMMYGLKNVNDSESFTIDVSTGIVSLKPTEFPDFETKNSYNFTVTLNGEEGNSEKAVALTINNVDEAAAITGNLTASTDEDTSVTGKISATDPEGLSDGSYFSIATNNSPDNGTASINRESGSWVYSPSANFHGSDDFTVTVTDDGGGTTSQLISISINPTPDAPVISGDLSGTGLPFIGDPEKDQPIRGTIEVTDPDNRIGTSSSFKLVEGSSPTSTGGAAAISEETGYWSYFPKKDYRGPDTFAVQITDATGSTTEQTILISVDDPATNESAAIGGDISGQGEEDSTTPITGTLTALDVEGLTSENIFSISRAASNGNASIDASTGTWSYTPKADFSGTDTFTVSVTDDQGGTTDQAISITIGGVIDPVSTPDLTNDSGRSSTDNITNAGNPSFSGTADSGADVEVRITTSGNPNTSTSTFSLVGVANSLGVWNLTLGDDVALTDGTYTVTATSTIDGETATSDPLTITVDTTSPVITSGATPTGGDDNAGSQSIIYKTVANDASPLPLKFSLKPDNDDDAASFTINPDSGDIRLNSQKPIEVKTAYALTVVATDAAGNAAEQLIALTRDDLGQSAPQNTDQTPTFAATPSQPASSPSSGGAANGSAPSFEAIPLETSAGFEKSQSGDRILAQAPRGDVSIPSSQTEKLKVLESADDGIEIELTDTLIDLDLTSRSSNVVFGGRKLKSSTVRFEEGLTADLVSTAELVEKTSFVMTEGKDKATFNSGVIKKSTIEAGGGKDDILIGEDATLTNKTMVDLGSGKDKLTIQGEVKKAQIDLGDDNQKDKVFVDSLDLITKKLVIKSFGQKDKLVIDGETYNKSAIEDEDQRIGKIRVRFLDATTNGSSKDDDSSDLTSVIASNGFDFL; the protein is encoded by the coding sequence ATGGCCCTCACCCTCGAAATCACAAGCAGCGCTAGCGAATTGCTGAATGGTGAAACCGCGACCTTCACCTTTAACTTCAGCGAGGAGCTTGTATTAAACGAAACAAGTGCTTTTACAAGCTCAGATATTTCAGCAAAAACTGATGATGGCATCAGCCTAGGTAATTTTACTGACCTTCAACAGAGCGAAGCCGATCCAACCATATACACTGCGACGTTCACTCCAACCGAGAACCTGATCGCCAGTGGCAATGTCTTCATTGCTTTCAATTCTGTTAGAACAGTCTCAGGTGAAGGCTGGGAGAACAGAGATGCATTGGCCCCAGTTAGTATTATCACAAAAACAATCTATGCCCTGAGCAATTCAGAAGGGACGTCTGACGCCATAACACTGGAAGAAGGAACTGAAGATTCTGCAAATCCAATCACATTCAAGATCAGTCGGTCCGGCGATACAAGAGCAGCCGGCTCCGTGAACTGGAATGTCATTGCAGATGACAGCGTTTCAACAACAGTAGCGCTGGCGGATGCATCGGACTTCTCACCCGAAGCAACACAACTCCCTGGAGGAGTTGTTAACTTCGCAGAAAATCAAACAGATCAGACGATCATCGTTAATATCTCTCAGGACAAAACATATGAAGCCAATGAGATCTTTCGCCTGGCACTATCAGAAGCATCAACAGCAAACGGTTCGCCCTCTGAAATTCCAGCAGAGCAATCCAGCATTGATGTCACTCTGACGACAGATGATCCAGACAGCATTGACCCAGTGATCACTTCCGGTGATAAAGCTGGAGAAGATGGCTTCATCCAAGAGAATTCGCATCACAACGAGGTCATCTACCGCGCGACAGCAACAGATACAAGCGACCAGATCTTAACTCCTTCGTCAGCAAACATAACATTTTCCCTCAAAGAAGAGGATTTCAATGCTCAAAACGACAGCGAACTATTCAGCATCGACGAACTGACGGGTGACGTGCGTCTGACTTTTGACCCAGACTTCGAAAACCCGAGGGATGCAGGCAGCAATCCAGATATAGCCGACAATATCTACGGTTTTGTTGTCGTCGCCACCGACCAAGCAGGCAACACAGCAGAAAAGCGAGTTTCGCTGGAAGTTCAAGATATTCAATTGGCTCCTATCGCCACATCGCCAAGCAGAGTGAGCATCAATGAGAATACAGGAGCCCCTCAGCCAATTTACACCACACAAATAGAAGATTATCCATACCCAATGATGTACGGCTTGAAGAATGTTAATGACAGCGAGAGTTTCACGATTGACGTATCCACTGGCATCGTTTCCCTTAAGCCGACTGAATTTCCTGATTTTGAAACCAAAAATTCCTACAACTTCACTGTCACGCTGAATGGTGAAGAGGGTAACAGCGAAAAGGCAGTGGCCCTCACGATCAATAACGTTGATGAAGCTGCAGCCATCACTGGCAATCTCACCGCCTCCACCGATGAAGACACCTCCGTCACAGGGAAGATTTCAGCAACAGACCCAGAAGGACTCAGTGACGGCAGCTACTTCTCCATTGCAACAAATAATTCTCCTGATAACGGAACAGCATCCATCAATCGTGAGAGTGGTTCTTGGGTTTATTCACCCTCAGCCAACTTTCACGGTTCGGACGATTTCACAGTAACAGTCACAGATGATGGCGGAGGCACGACATCACAACTGATCTCCATCAGCATTAATCCCACACCCGATGCTCCAGTAATCAGCGGTGACCTGTCTGGTACTGGTCTCCCCTTCATCGGTGATCCAGAGAAAGATCAGCCGATCCGAGGCACAATCGAAGTCACGGATCCTGATAATCGGATCGGGACATCGTCCAGCTTTAAGCTCGTAGAAGGAAGCTCACCGACCTCAACAGGCGGGGCTGCAGCCATTAGCGAGGAGACGGGTTACTGGAGTTATTTCCCTAAAAAAGACTATCGAGGCCCGGATACTTTCGCTGTCCAGATCACCGATGCAACTGGAAGCACGACTGAGCAGACAATTCTGATCAGCGTTGATGACCCTGCGACGAACGAGTCTGCTGCGATCGGAGGTGATATCAGTGGACAAGGTGAGGAAGACTCCACAACCCCGATCACAGGAACACTGACTGCCCTGGATGTGGAAGGTCTGACGAGCGAAAACATCTTCTCGATCAGCCGTGCGGCCAGCAACGGGAATGCGTCCATCGATGCTTCTACTGGAACCTGGAGCTACACCCCCAAGGCCGACTTCAGTGGCACAGATACCTTCACCGTCAGCGTCACCGATGACCAGGGTGGTACGACGGATCAGGCCATCTCCATCACAATTGGTGGGGTGATTGACCCCGTCTCCACTCCAGATCTCACAAACGACAGTGGACGTTCATCAACAGACAACATCACCAATGCCGGCAACCCCAGTTTCAGCGGAACCGCTGATTCAGGTGCGGATGTCGAAGTCCGGATCACCACCAGCGGCAATCCGAACACCTCGACAAGCACCTTCAGTCTGGTGGGGGTTGCTAATTCTCTTGGCGTCTGGAATCTGACCCTCGGCGATGACGTCGCCCTCACAGATGGAACCTACACTGTCACGGCAACATCCACGATCGATGGTGAAACTGCCACTTCGGATCCTCTCACTATCACGGTGGACACAACGTCTCCGGTGATCACATCAGGAGCGACTCCAACAGGAGGCGATGACAACGCCGGTAGCCAATCAATCATCTACAAAACAGTCGCTAACGACGCATCGCCGTTGCCGTTGAAGTTCAGCTTGAAACCTGACAACGACGATGATGCAGCCTCCTTCACGATCAATCCCGACTCTGGCGACATCCGTCTGAATTCCCAAAAACCGATCGAAGTTAAGACTGCCTACGCCCTCACGGTCGTGGCAACCGACGCCGCCGGCAATGCGGCTGAGCAGCTGATTGCACTCACCAGAGATGATCTGGGCCAATCTGCTCCACAGAACACTGATCAAACACCTACTTTTGCAGCCACACCTTCGCAACCTGCTTCAAGCCCTTCCTCAGGTGGTGCTGCTAACGGGTCAGCACCTTCGTTTGAAGCCATCCCTCTCGAGACATCTGCTGGCTTTGAGAAGTCACAAAGTGGGGACAGGATCCTCGCGCAGGCCCCGCGTGGAGACGTTTCCATCCCCTCCTCCCAAACGGAAAAACTGAAGGTTCTCGAATCAGCTGATGATGGCATTGAAATTGAGCTGACCGATACTCTCATTGATCTCGACCTCACATCGCGCTCCTCCAATGTTGTTTTTGGAGGACGCAAACTCAAATCCTCCACAGTGCGTTTTGAGGAAGGACTGACAGCCGACTTGGTCAGCACAGCTGAGTTGGTCGAAAAAACCTCCTTCGTGATGACCGAGGGCAAAGACAAGGCCACATTCAACTCAGGCGTGATCAAGAAATCAACCATCGAAGCCGGAGGCGGAAAAGATGACATCTTGATTGGTGAGGATGCGACGCTGACCAACAAGACCATGGTGGATCTTGGGAGTGGCAAGGACAAGCTGACCATCCAAGGCGAGGTCAAGAAAGCCCAGATTGACCTTGGAGATGACAACCAGAAAGACAA